From a single Lolium rigidum isolate FL_2022 chromosome 7, APGP_CSIRO_Lrig_0.1, whole genome shotgun sequence genomic region:
- the LOC124679527 gene encoding transcription factor bHLH62-like produces MANEHFFPGDYFSPTPFLGASYAPAPRSGLQAAAAMAFGLQWADQQLPGADSSAHFDSALSSLVSSPACGGEDEVAIGDLIGRLGSICNGASANNSCYSTPLSSPPRGPFRGYGALESGGRLSRVSSSKSLGCNNTSAAAATTEADTSPKTAGHAAMPDPPATTKASARKRKAAAAKGKAKAEASSLPAVRPIWLRSTAAINASPPKRPRVADGENEVAAVEEEDEEKAEPFKDYIHVRARRGQATDSHSLAERVRREKISERMKLLQSLVPGCTKITGKALMLDEIINYVQSLQRQVEFLSMKLSTMNPELDFEEHQIPSKDINQMAMPAYPSDDRSAAFSYAGSPADPFAIPAGQHQHQGQELQGSFSWEHQDLQSMVQMAGGSSQDPHGFYGK; encoded by the exons ATGGCCAACGAGCACTTCTTCCCGGGCGATTACTTCTCCCCCACGCCGTTCCTCGGCGCCTCTTACGCGCCGGCGCCCCGGTCAGGGCTCCAGGCCGCCGCGGCCATGGCCTTCGGGCTGCAGTGGGCCGACCAGCAGCTTCCTGGGGCGGACTCCTCGGCGCACTTCGACTCGGCGCTGAGCTCCCTGGTGTCCTCTCCGGCCTGCGGGGGCGAGGACGAGGTGGCCATCGGCGACCTGATCGGCCGGCTCGGCAGCATCTGCAACGGCGCCAGCGCCAACAACTCCTGCTACAGCACGCCGCTCAGCTCCCCTCCGCGCGGGCCGTTCCGGGGCTACGGCGCGCTGGAGAGCGGCGGCAGGCTGTCCCGAGTGTCCAGCAGCAAGTCGCTCGGCTGCAACAACACCTCAGCCGCCGCTGCCACCACCGAGGCAGATACGAGCCCCaagacggccggtcacgccgccATGCCGGACCCGCCGGCGACGACGAAGGCCTCCGCGCGGAAGCGCAAGGCCGCCGCAGCGAAGGGCAAGGCGAAGGCAGAGGCCTCTTCTCTACCCGCGGTACGGCCCATTTGGCTCCGCTCA ACGGCGGCGATCAATGCGAGCCCCCCGAAGCGGCCGAGGGTGGCCGACGGCGAAAACGAGGTGgctgcggtggaggaggaggatgaggagaaggCCGAGCCATTCAAAGACTACATCCATGTGAGGGCGAGGAGGGGGCAAGCAACCGATAGCCACAGCCTCGCCGAGAGG GTGAGGAGGGAGAAGATCAGCGAGAGGATGAAGCTGCTGCAGTCCTTGGTGCCAGGCTGCACTAAG ATCACCGGCAAGGCTCTCATGCTCGACGAGATCATCAACTACGTCCAGTCGCTGCAGCGTCAGGTCGAG TTCTTGTCCATGAAATTGTCGACGATGAACCCTGAGCTGGACTTCGAGGAGCATCAGATCCCGTCTAAAGAC ATTAACCAGATGGCGATGCCGGCCTATCCGTCCGACGACCGGAGCGCCGCCTTCTCCTACGCCGGCTCACCCGCCGACCCGTTCGCCATTCCGGCCGGCCAGCACCAACACCAGGGGCAAGAGCTACAAGGCAGCTTCAGCTGGGAGCATCAAGACCTCCAGAGCATGGTGCAGATGGCGGGAGGGAGCAGCCAAGACCCACATGGTTTCTACGGCAAGTGA